The bacterium region GGGTGACGCTCGGACGGAAGGAGTTGGAATGATTTTCCATCCCGCTTCCACAGGCTGATGAGGGGTTCCGGGCGCTGCCCCCCGAGCGTCGCTGACAGATCGGCGAATAGCCGAGATCGATCGGTCCCGACACGCGCGATGCTGACGACACGTCGGAGGAGTTCACGCTCTCGGCTCATTTCGCGCTGGCGCCGATAGACTCGTTCGACGAACGACAGGAGCTGACAGATCGCAGTACCGAAACCGAGTACCAGCCACATCGCCTGTATGTTGGCCTTCGACATGGCCAGGCTCTCGATTTCCAGGTCCGGGAGGTCGATGAGAAGCATCCCGGCGAACGCCACACTGAGCGCATACTCGACGGCACTGGCACGGGTTCGCTTCGCATACCTCCAGACGAGAATCGAACACGCCGCAAGTAGAATCGACCCTCCCAGATCTCCCGCCAGCTCCCCCAGCCCGGGGTCGGCGAAATGCACCATGCCGATCGCGGGTGCGGCGAGCCAGAGCCAGGCCGGCAGGCTTTCGGAACGGGGATCTCGGGTAAAGGTCAGCGCACCCGCCAGCAGCAGGCCTTCTGCCAGCAGCGACGCAGTTTCGGTGAGCATCTGAAGCCAAGCACGCCCGTTCGAGATGGCGTCGAGGCCCCCGGCCAGCGCGAGCATGCACCAGGCGGCTCCCCACAAGGGTGCAGCCCGAAGCTCGGAAAAGCGACTCCGCAGAACGAGATAGGCCGGAATGGCCACCACGACCCCGACGAGTACCAAGAGGAAACCGTCCAACGTTGTCTCCTGACCTGCCCGGATCATACCATCGGTGTAGGCTGCGCCCATGAGGGATGACGCCACCGAGATCACCAACCTCTTGTACCGCTATGCGGAGTGCATCGATGCGGGGAACTATGCCAGCGTCGGAGAACTCTTCGCCCATGCCGTCCTCACCGCGGACGGCACGGCCATGCGCGTCGAGGGTGCCGATGCGGTCGCCCGCCACTACGCCGGAACGACCCGCTTTTATTCCGATACCGGTACGCCCAAGACGAAGCACGTCGTCACGAACCCGATCCTGGAAATCGATGCTGCTGGGGGAAGCGCGGACGTCCGCTCGTCCTACAGCGTCTACCAGCAGACCGACACGCTTCCGCTTCAACTGATCA contains the following coding sequences:
- a CDS encoding nuclear transport factor 2 family protein; the protein is MRDDATEITNLLYRYAECIDAGNYASVGELFAHAVLTADGTAMRVEGADAVARHYAGTTRFYSDTGTPKTKHVVTNPILEIDAAGGSADVRSSYSVYQQTDTLPLQLIITGRYRDRMEHVDERWRFASRCFFVDQVGDLSQHLRIDLDAPERS